A window of the Phaseolus vulgaris cultivar G19833 chromosome 5, P. vulgaris v2.0, whole genome shotgun sequence genome harbors these coding sequences:
- the LOC137835423 gene encoding shikimate O-hydroxycinnamoyltransferase-like, which yields MMTDRISNLIPAVDYSAGIETYPLVVLQVTYFRCGGVSIGVGNVHHVADGESGVHFINSWSNVARGIPISVPPFIDRNLLRAREPPQPAFPHHEYQLSPPITTTTTPVVSSILKLSRDQLNILKGKSKEDGNTINYSTYEMLAAHIWRSVCKARGLPEVQETRLYIPINGRSRLQPPLPPGYLGNAIFSTIPKALAGDLVSKPTWYAANQIHNAIARMDNEYLRSALDYLKLQPDLNALVPGAHTFGCPNVGINSWAKFPVYDADFGWGRPIFMRPGWIIYEGLAIIIPSSTNDGSLYLKMALPPHHMKLFQEFLYDI from the exons atgatgaccgaccggatcagcAACCTTATTCCCGCGGTGGATTATTCTGCCGGGATTGAAACATATCCGTTAGTGGTGTTACAG GTAACATATTTCAGATGTGGAGGGGTCTCAATAGGCGTTGGTAATGTGCACCATGTAGCAGATGGAGAATCAGGTGTTCACTTCATCAATTCATGGTCCAATGTGGCTCGTGGCATCCCCATTTCTGTTCCCCCATTTATTGACAGGAACTTACTTCGTGCCAGGGAACCACCCCAACCAGCTTTTCCTCACCACGAATACCAGCTCTCACCAcccatcaccaccaccaccacaccTGTGGTTTCctctattttaaaattgagtCGTGACCAACTCAACATCCTGAAGGGCAAGTCGAAAGAAGATGGCAACACAATAAACTATAGCACTTATGAGATGTTGGCAGCTCATATATGGAGAAGTGTGTGCAAAGCAAGAGGCCTTCCTGAAGTCCAAGAAACCAGACTATATATTCCAATTAATGGAAGGTCACGGCTGCAACCTCCCCTCCCTCCTGGTTACCTTGGCAATGCTATCTTCTCCACCATTCCCAAAGCATTGGCAGGAGATCTCGTGTCAAAACCTACATGGTATGCTGCAAATCAAATCCACAACGCAATAGCGAGAATGGACAACGAATATTTGAGATCAGCTCTTGACTATCTGAAGCTACAGCCTGATCTAAATGCTCTTGTTCCTGGAGCACATACTTTTGGGTGTCCAAATGTGGGTATCAATAGCTGGGCTAAGTTTCCAGTCTATGATGCTGACTTTGGTTGGGGAAGACCGATCTTCATGAGACCTGGCTGGATTATATACGAGGGGCTAGCAATCATAATTCCAAGCTCAACAAATGATGGCAGCTTGTATTTGAAAATGGCTCTACCACCTCACCATATGAAGCTGTTTCAAGAATTCCTTTATGACATTTGA
- the LOC137834309 gene encoding uncharacterized protein, with the protein MPFSQEIMDSVVPASTVAVKAFFTGVEDPEAHLTAFHTQMMLSGGSDAVYCKVFMSTLSGTALDWFVSIPTAHITTFQQFSKMFVEQYMVNKAPPLVSYDLFDIRQYQGESLKDFLNRFGARIVRLPGKDEDMFVHAFKKGVLPGPFSESLIRSHPATFAEIRRRAVAHIAAESEVTEKRGNVAPAKPRTQARVQPQRVMEAAAGKRDQRTRHPYDPKKNKSKGPGRPRESNRPPRYEFVMGLADLIAIPNIAARLKVPEKTAEKILGPKPDAWCEFHKSFGHSINSCLALGHQLAELVKCGFLKDYLLEKQADQASGS; encoded by the coding sequence atgccgttttcccaagagatcatggactcagTAGTCCCGGCTAGCACTGTAGCAGTGAAAGCGTTtttcactggggtggaggaccctgaagcccatctcacggcgtttcatactcagatgatgctctcagggggctcagacgcggtgtattgtaaggtgttcatgagcaccttgagcggaacggcgttggactggttcgtcagtatacccacTGCCCATATTACcacgttccaacagttttccaagatgtttgttgagcagtacatggtgaacaaggcgccacctctagtgtcttacgacttgtttgatataaggcagtaccaaggggagtccttgaaggatttctTGAACAGATTCGGGGCTCGGATAGTCCGTTTGCCAGGAAAGGATGAGGATATgttcgtgcacgccttcaaaaagggtgtATTGCCTGGGccctttagtgagtcgctcatcaggagccacccagccacgttcgctgaaatccggcgacgtgctgtggctcacatcgccgccgagagcgaggtcaccgagaagagaggaaatgtaGCCCCAGCTAAACCGCGCACCCAAGCGAGGGTACAACCTCAGAGGGTgatggaggcggcggcgggaaagagggatcaaaggacgcgtcacccttacgaccctaagaaaaataagagcaaggggccagggcgccccagggaaaGTAATCGCCCCCCGAGGTATGAGTTCGTGATGGGATTAgctgatttgatcgccatcccaaacatagctgccaggctcaaagtgcctgagaagacggcggagaagattttggggccaaagccagacgcatggtgcgagttccacaagagctttggccactctatcaattcgtgtttggccctggggCACCAGCTTgccgagctggtcaaatgtggtttcctgaaggattacttgctagagaagcaagcggaccaagcatCAGGGTCTTAA
- the LOC137834310 gene encoding shikimate O-hydroxycinnamoyltransferase-like: MTISVKESIMVQPAKATPRKVLWNSDLDLLAGNYHIPTLYFYNSNGTSNFFHPNILKEALSKTLVLFYPMAGRLRHGDDHRMEIYCDGQGVLFVEAHATVAMDHFTHNLNHSN; encoded by the coding sequence ATGACGATTAGTGTGAAGGAGTCCATAATGGTGCAACCCGCAAAGGCTACCCCGCGGAAGGTGTTGTGGAACTCAGACCTGGATTTGCTGGCGGGGAATTACCACATTCCCACCCTCTATTTCTACAACTCAAACGGGACTTCTAATTTCTTCCATCCCAACATTTTGAAAGAAGCCCTAAGTAAGACCCTCGTCCTTTTCTACCCAATGGCCGGCCGCCTCCGCCACGGTGACGACCACCGCATGGAGATTTATTGTGACGGGCAGGGTGTACTTTTCGTTGAGGCTCATGCCACCGTTGCCATGGACCACTTCACTCACAACCTTAACCATAGCAACTGA
- the LOC137835424 gene encoding pentatricopeptide repeat-containing protein At1g06270-like: MVIGATMQNRFLLHFRPFLSRCPSACSVSSLQNLEQAVREEVEAKNYVKIPDLFISLESCQNSNPFSFFSSFPHNLQVHIVDEILQSFIPIRPRSKPQLAYSYLLSYTLQSSHPFPLALAVLQRTLRSGCLPVPQTRDLLSSTWLERRCLSQSVSDILLQMQTIGYTPDCRTCNYLLSCLCSVDQLMEAVKVLRGMGGAGCIPDSNSFDTVIGAMSIVRKTAEAQDLMKQMVVQYGLTPGQGTLVKLLAALRANREIWNAVEMIEFLEKEGNSVGFESYELVIEGCLEKCEYVLAAKVATGMAERGFIPYIRVRQKIIEGLVSINEWKIACAVRQRFTALKS, from the coding sequence ATGGTGATAGGAGCAACAATGCAGAATagatttcttcttcatttccggCCTTTTCTGAGCCGATGTCCTTCAGCTTGTTCAGTGTCTTCATTGCAAAATCTTGAGCAGGCTGTAAGAGAGGAAGTAGAAGCGAAAAACTATGTTAAAATTCCTGACCTTTTCATTTCCTTGGAGTCCTGCCAAAATTCAaatcctttttctttcttttcttcatttccTCATAACTTACAAGTGCATATTGTTGATGAAATTTTACAATCTTTTATACCTATCAGACCACGTTCCAAGCCCCAACTAGCTTATTCCTATCTTCTTTCTTACACCCTTCAAAGCTCCCATCCTTTCCCCCTTGCACTTGCCGTTCTACAACGGACTCTACGGTCTGGTTGCCTTCCAGTTCCTCAGACTCGTGATCTCCTCTCATCCACTTGGTTGGAGCGGCGATGCCTGTCTCAATCTGTTTCTGATATTTTACTTCAGATGCAAACAATTGGATATACTCCTGACTGTAGGACTTGTAATTATCTACTATCATGTCTCTGTTCTGTTGACCAACTAATGGAGGCCGTTAAAGTTCTTAGGGGCATGGGTGGGGCTGGATGTATTCCAGATTCAAATAGTTTTGACACTGTAATTGGTGCAATGAGCATAGTGAGAAAGACTGCAGAGGCACAGGATTTGATGAAGCAAATGGTGGTGCAATATGGTTTAACCCCAGGGCAGGGAACACTGGTGAAATTATTGGCAGCATTACGGGCAAACAGGGAGATATGGAATGCTGTTGAGATGATTGAATTCCTGGAGAAAGAGGGTAACTCTGTTGGATTTGAGAGTTACGAGTTAGTGATTGAAGGGTGCTTGGAGAAATGTGAGTATGTTTTGGCTGCAAAGGTTGCAACAGGGATGGCAGAAAGAGGTTTTATACCATATATAAGGGTCAGACAGAAGATTATTGAAGGTTTGGTCAGTATCAATGAGTGGAAGATAGCTTGTGCTGTGAGACAAAGATTTACAGCACTCAAGTCTTAG
- the LOC137834311 gene encoding uncharacterized protein — translation MTTSTNVHHFNTPISLKINDNNFLVWKQQVLATLQGLELMHFLDGNVVPSEFLQNQNNQTLENPAYGSYHKQDQLLVAWLLASMSSSLLTKMMGLDSSAQIWNRLLTYYASHTRPMVKKLCLLLKTPKNERSISTYVYYIKKIVDSLAVVGSPVSTANHFDAILDGLSPDFDGFITSIRSHSDPYTVDDLEALLLAQEERFDKHKLAQDPLLQVNTISTPWLVKNQNRKKFSTYTPQGGRSYTAPTRPSARPFARPSSYQPSSWYSVKQFCQICHKSGHTAHACWHRYDPPPTTSFNSNVSQHTQNFDNDSAPSILGAPSTIEDPRWHVIFHEELFPYDIPGYKFHPSVHDNIASDCLNQAITVIHSLAVNSSIVSQLSPDSTVPTNPNPSTALVPTSSTDPGTVNTHRMTTRSKTGIFKPKTFHTHSVLPSPVPTSVAKALSSPPWFQAMSDEYTALLNNHTWSLTSLPEGAKVVGCKWLFKNKYHADGSFHRHKARLVAKRFSQTKGCDYNDTYSLVVKPSTIRLVVSHAVSANWPIHQIDVNNVFLNGNLQEDVYMN, via the exons ATGACCACCTCCACCAACGTTCACCATTTCAATACCCCTATTTCCCTCAAAATCAATGATAACAATTTCCTTGTATGGAAACAACAGGTTCTGGCTACCCTACAAGGTCTTGAGTTAATGCATTTCTTGGATGGAAATGTTGTTCCTTCTGAGTTTCtgcaaaaccaaaacaaccaaaCTCTGGAAAATCCTGCATATGGTTCTTATCACAAACAAGATCAACTTCTTGTGGCATGGCTTCTTGCTTCCATGTCTTCTTCTCTCTTAACCAAGATGATGGGTCTTGATTCATCGGCTCAAATCTGGAATCGCCTCCTCACCTACTATGCCTCTCACACTCGCCCAATGGTAAAGAAGTTATGCCTTCTCCTAAAGACTCCAAAGAATGAACGCTCCATTTCCACTTACGTTTATTATATCAAGAAAATTGTTGACTCTTTGGCTGTTGTTGGTTCTCCAGTTTCCACTGCTAATCACTTTGATGCTATTCTCGATGGGTTATCCCCAGATTTTGATGGGTTCATCACATCCATTCGCTCACACAGTGACCCGTATACTGTGGATGATCTTGAAGCACTTCTTCTTGCACAAGAGGAACGATTTGACAAACATAAATTGGCTCAAGATCCTCTCCTTCAGGTTAACACTATTTCTACTCCTTGGCTTGTCAAGAATCAAAACCGTAAGAAATTTTCCACCTACACTCCTCAAGGAGGACGTTCATACACTGCTCCTACTCGTCCCTCTGCTCGTCCTTTTGCTCGTCCTTCGTCCTATCAACCTTCTTCTTGGTATTCAGTCAAACAGTTTTGCCAAATTTGTCACAAATCTGGTCACACTGCACATGCATGTTGGCATCGTTACGATCCTCCACCCACCACCTCCTTCAATTCTAATGTTTCACAACATACTCAGAACTTTGATAACGACTCTGCACCCTCCATTCTTGGTGCTCCTTCCACCATCGAAGACCCTCGGTG GCATGTTATTTTTCATGAAGAATTATTCCCTTATGATATTCCTGGATATAAGTTTCATCCTTCTGTACATGATAACATTGCTTCTGACTGTTTGAACCAAGCTATCACTGTTATCCACTCCCTTGCTGTTAATTCTTCTATTGTTTCCCAACTCAGTCCTGATTCTACTGTACCTACTAATCCTAATCCTTCTACCGCTTTGGTGCCTACCTCTTCCACTGACCCTGGCACTGTCAATACTCATCGTATGACAACAAGATCCAAGACAGGTATTTTCAAACCCAAAACTTTTCATACTCACTCTGTTTTACCATCACCAGTTCCAACATCTGTCGCCAAAGCTCTCTCTTCTCCTCCTTGGTTTCAAGCAATGAGTGATGAATACACTGCTCTTCTCAACAATCACACTTGGTCCTTAACATCTCTTCCTGAAGGAGCTAAAGTTGTTGGATGCAAATGgctttttaaaaacaaataccATGCGGATGGTTCCTTTCACCGGCACAAAGCTCGCCTTGTTGCTAAGCGATTCAGTCAAACAAAAGGGTGTGATTACAATGATACATATAGTCTTGTGGTTAAACCTTCCACCATTCGGCTCGTCGTATCTCATGCGGTTTCTGCTAATTGGCCTATCCATCAAATTGACGTAAACAATGTTTTTCTGAATGGAAATCTTCAGGAGGATGTCTATATGAATTAG